TCCATACTCTTCAACGATAATTGCATAGATAAAATCTGATGAACTCTGTGGCAAAAAGTTCTTTTGCACACTCTTGCCTGCACCTTTACCTACAATACCACCCGTTGCAATTGCAATTTTGGCTCTTTCTATTTGATAATTTGCCTCGGTATCTTCTGGATTTGAAAAGCTATCTATCCTGCTCATCCAAGTATCTACCCTATTTGGGAATAAATCTGGAAATGCTTTAGCTGTTAAGACAAATAGTGTTAAAAACAGGACTCCTGCCCCTACAATTCCCAACAAGTATTTCATAGGATATCCGCCTAAGAAACACAATATCATTACCATAGAAAATACAATACCGGCTGTTGAAAAGTTTGCAGGTAAAATAAGCGCAACTACTAAGAAAACAGGAAGCCACAATGGCAATATGCTTTCTTTAAAAGTTATTTTAATATCTCTGACCTTAGAGAAATACCGCGCTACATAGATCATTAATACGACCGATGCCAAGTTTGAGGGTTGAAAACCAAACCCCACTAACGGAATACGAATCCAACGGCTATCATTAGTACCGCCCCCAGATGTACCTTGTGCCAATACAAAAACAAGCAACACCAGTACAATTGGAAGCGCAATCATAGACAGCCCTTTAAAGAAATGCGTAGGTATTTTATGTATACCATAAATAATTCCAAAACCTAAAACCAACAGTATAGCATGTTTTACCAAATGACCAACGGTTGTACCATTACCAACTACATATACCAAATTACTACTGGCACTATATACTGGTAAAAATGAAAA
The genomic region above belongs to Maribacter hydrothermalis and contains:
- a CDS encoding FtsW/RodA/SpoVE family cell cycle protein, whose protein sequence is MLNILQNIKGDKAIWAIAALLALFSFLPVYSASSNLVYVVGNGTTVGHLVKHAILLVLGFGIIYGIHKIPTHFFKGLSMIALPIVLVLLVFVLAQGTSGGGTNDSRWIRIPLVGFGFQPSNLASVVLMIYVARYFSKVRDIKITFKESILPLWLPVFLVVALILPANFSTAGIVFSMVMILCFLGGYPMKYLLGIVGAGVLFLTLFVLTAKAFPDLFPNRVDTWMSRIDSFSNPEDTEANYQIERAKIAIATGGIVGKGAGKSVQKNFLPQSSSDFIYAIIVEEYGLIGGFGLMFFYLFLLFRIVVVANGTATVFSKLLVLGVGLPIVFQALINMAVAVELFPVTGQNLPLISSGGTSSWMTCLAIGIILSASNKSIVQESSADDIDETNPLEILSGQL